Proteins found in one uncultured Desulfuromonas sp. genomic segment:
- a CDS encoding BtrH N-terminal domain-containing protein: protein MTVDFPHRQSAHCESGAVANLLTHAGLPVSEAMAFGLGGGLFFGYVPFVKLNGLPLTTYRCRPGGIFSRVTKGLHCPVHQQRYRSQQQAMDDLDRLLAEGVAVGVQTSVFWLPYIPAALRFHFNAHNLIVIGKEGSRYLISDPVMPELVWCEADDLVKARFAQGALAPRGRCYYLKEPPQVTDLRQPALRGMKIVCRDMQAPVPVGGIRGMRFLAKSMRQWEQRYGTRRAISCLAQLIRMQEEIGTGGAGFRFIYAAFLQECAELYDHQALSGLAERLTEIGDGWRDLAVNAARRCKGRDDSITFDTLADQVAHQADVEEPFYRDLRLVVKDVQRKLKQG, encoded by the coding sequence ATGACTGTTGATTTTCCTCATCGCCAATCGGCGCATTGTGAAAGTGGCGCGGTGGCCAATTTGCTGACCCATGCCGGATTGCCTGTTTCAGAAGCCATGGCCTTCGGCCTTGGCGGTGGGCTGTTTTTCGGCTATGTACCGTTTGTCAAACTCAATGGCTTGCCGTTGACCACCTATCGCTGCCGTCCGGGTGGCATTTTCAGCCGGGTGACCAAGGGGTTGCATTGCCCGGTGCATCAACAACGTTACCGCAGTCAACAGCAGGCCATGGATGATCTGGACCGGCTGCTTGCCGAAGGGGTTGCTGTTGGCGTTCAGACCAGTGTGTTCTGGTTGCCGTATATCCCCGCGGCACTACGTTTTCATTTTAATGCCCACAATTTGATTGTGATTGGTAAAGAGGGGTCTCGCTATCTGATCAGTGATCCGGTGATGCCGGAGCTGGTGTGGTGTGAGGCCGATGATCTGGTTAAAGCCCGCTTTGCTCAGGGCGCTCTGGCACCACGTGGCCGCTGTTATTATTTGAAAGAGCCGCCGCAGGTAACCGATCTGCGTCAACCGGCGTTGCGCGGCATGAAAATCGTCTGTCGCGACATGCAGGCTCCGGTGCCGGTGGGTGGCATTCGCGGCATGCGTTTTTTGGCTAAGAGTATGCGTCAATGGGAGCAACGTTACGGCACGCGCCGGGCCATTTCCTGTCTGGCGCAACTGATTCGCATGCAGGAGGAGATTGGCACCGGTGGCGCTGGCTTCCGTTTTATCTATGCGGCCTTCCTTCAGGAATGTGCGGAACTCTACGATCATCAGGCGTTGAGCGGCTTGGCCGAACGGTTGACCGAGATCGGTGATGGTTGGCGTGATTTGGCGGTGAATGCCGCCCGGCGCTGTAAGGGCCGTGATGATTCAATCACGTTTGATACTCTGGCTGATCAGGTTGCTCATCAGGCGGATGTTGAGGAACCGTTCTACCGTGATCTGCGACTGGTGGTGAAGGACGTGCAGCGAAAGTTGAAACAGGGATGA
- a CDS encoding beta-ketoacyl-[acyl-carrier-protein] synthase family protein, with protein MANRIAVTGIGCLSAAGNTLEQAMASMLGGERHGGDPLRFTTTHADVYPVFSIADDFEQVSQRDMLRTSRLGLAAAGQAVTQSGWSLEALRGLRVGVCMGTTVGSAMNNEPFYAGYRDGESPEMTPINRFLGSNPAAVISRHFGFNGPTQTIVNACSSGTDAIGLASAWIQCGLCDVVLAGGADELCRTTYNGFASLQISSTRLCRPFDAERSGLNLGEGAGVLVLESDASARHRQVAAQGYILGYGSGTDGWHLTAPHPEGRGLKQALAEALRVSRVQPKQLGFVNTHGTGTKDNDRVESLVLRDCLKGLPFHSTKGYTGHTLGAAGAIEAAFVLGFLQRGKIPASAGFTTMDDELATVPVTQVHEFDSSLALSESLAFGGNNAVLVFERGEVV; from the coding sequence ATGGCAAATCGCATTGCGGTGACCGGAATCGGCTGCCTGAGTGCAGCGGGCAACACCTTGGAACAAGCGATGGCGTCCATGCTGGGCGGCGAGCGCCATGGTGGTGATCCTTTACGATTTACGACCACGCACGCTGATGTCTATCCGGTGTTTTCCATCGCTGACGACTTTGAGCAGGTTAGTCAGCGTGACATGTTGCGCACCAGCCGCCTTGGTCTGGCTGCCGCCGGGCAGGCCGTGACCCAATCGGGGTGGTCTCTGGAGGCATTACGTGGTCTGCGGGTCGGGGTGTGTATGGGCACCACGGTGGGCAGTGCGATGAACAACGAGCCGTTTTATGCCGGTTACCGTGATGGAGAGTCGCCGGAGATGACACCGATCAATCGTTTTCTCGGCAGCAATCCGGCTGCGGTGATCAGTCGTCATTTCGGTTTTAACGGTCCGACTCAGACCATTGTCAATGCCTGTTCCTCGGGCACGGATGCCATCGGACTGGCTTCGGCGTGGATTCAGTGCGGATTGTGCGATGTGGTGTTGGCTGGCGGTGCGGATGAGTTGTGTCGTACCACCTATAACGGGTTCGCCTCGTTGCAGATCAGTTCGACAAGGCTGTGTCGTCCGTTTGATGCCGAGCGCAGTGGCTTGAACTTGGGCGAAGGCGCCGGGGTGTTGGTGCTCGAATCGGATGCCAGTGCCCGCCATCGCCAGGTTGCGGCTCAGGGCTATATTCTCGGTTATGGCAGCGGTACTGATGGCTGGCATCTGACGGCACCACATCCGGAGGGGCGAGGCCTCAAGCAGGCGCTGGCCGAAGCATTGCGTGTCAGTCGCGTGCAACCGAAGCAACTGGGGTTTGTCAATACCCACGGTACGGGGACCAAAGACAATGATCGGGTGGAAAGTCTGGTGCTGCGTGACTGTCTCAAAGGACTTCCGTTTCATTCCACCAAGGGCTACACTGGCCATACCCTCGGCGCGGCTGGGGCGATTGAGGCGGCTTTTGTCCTCGGGTTTTTACAGCGGGGAAAAATTCCTGCCAGTGCCGGGTTTACGACCATGGATGATGAGTTGGCGACAGTGCCGGTAACGCAAGTGCATGAGTTTGATAGTTCGTTGGCGCTGTCTGAATCACTGGCGTTTGGTGGTAACAATGCCGTGCTGGTGTTTGAGCGCGGGGAGGTGGTGTGA
- a CDS encoding phosphopantetheine-binding protein, translating into MSRQQLYRELQDLIIEACHIQEEYPDLIDPQVSLIGPDSPLGLDSLDAVEIVVAVQRHYNVRIGGEDTGREALDTLNALADFVESHTS; encoded by the coding sequence ATGAGTCGTCAACAACTCTATCGTGAGTTACAAGATCTAATTATCGAAGCCTGCCATATTCAGGAGGAGTATCCTGATCTGATCGATCCGCAGGTCTCGTTGATCGGTCCGGATTCCCCTCTGGGGCTGGATTCGCTGGATGCTGTGGAGATCGTTGTTGCTGTGCAGCGTCATTATAATGTGCGCATCGGTGGGGAAGACACCGGCCGTGAAGCACTGGATACGTTGAACGCCCTGGCGGATTTTGTTGAATCTCACACATCTTAG
- a CDS encoding beta-ketoacyl synthase N-terminal-like domain-containing protein — translation MNLLSQPVAIQGIGCVGGFGQGGDAFIRALQQETDRPQILDQCHGDGQAYYPAFFAKTDGLDEFVAKRSLRRLDHYSRLALLGGCMALADAGIDADKREKVGVIVASGYGAAATTFGFLDSVLEDGDHCASPTAFSNSVHNVAGAYLSMQLGIHGPNLTLSQFDMSVTAALHNAVCWLQQGRVDTVLVGGVDEHCAVLNYCYGRYFADEPVPERIEPFAFDKQTAIPGEGAAFLVLSRDPKKARYGYIDALCGGHVESGGDALIQRSPVLLGADGQRHSACWYRQSIGTPKTSCSHVYGSLPCGQAFDLVAAALMVRDQQCHALSSREEECAPIRQVTSIKCGADGQFGAVRVTRGFGKGR, via the coding sequence ATGAATCTACTTTCTCAACCCGTTGCAATTCAAGGGATCGGTTGTGTCGGAGGTTTTGGTCAGGGGGGAGACGCCTTTATCCGCGCCCTTCAGCAGGAAACAGACCGACCACAGATACTCGACCAGTGCCATGGCGATGGGCAGGCCTATTACCCGGCCTTTTTCGCCAAAACCGATGGTCTGGATGAATTTGTTGCCAAGCGTTCTCTGCGCCGCCTTGATCATTATTCCCGCCTGGCGTTGCTCGGTGGTTGTATGGCGTTGGCCGATGCCGGAATTGATGCCGACAAACGGGAGAAGGTTGGCGTGATCGTCGCCAGCGGTTACGGGGCTGCGGCCACCACCTTTGGGTTTCTCGATTCAGTGCTGGAGGATGGTGATCACTGCGCGTCACCGACGGCATTTTCCAACTCGGTACACAATGTGGCCGGTGCCTATCTGTCAATGCAGTTGGGCATTCATGGGCCCAACCTGACCTTGAGTCAGTTTGACATGTCGGTAACGGCGGCGTTGCACAATGCCGTATGCTGGTTGCAGCAGGGCCGGGTGGATACGGTGCTGGTCGGCGGTGTTGATGAACATTGTGCCGTGCTCAACTACTGTTATGGCCGTTATTTTGCTGATGAGCCGGTGCCTGAACGCATCGAGCCGTTTGCTTTCGATAAACAGACGGCGATCCCCGGCGAGGGGGCGGCGTTTCTGGTCTTAAGTCGTGATCCGAAAAAAGCACGCTATGGCTATATTGATGCTCTTTGTGGCGGTCATGTCGAGTCGGGCGGCGATGCGTTGATTCAGCGTTCTCCGGTGTTGCTCGGTGCCGATGGTCAGCGGCATAGTGCCTGTTGGTACCGCCAGAGTATCGGCACGCCGAAAACCAGTTGCAGTCATGTTTACGGCAGTTTGCCCTGTGGTCAGGCCTTTGATCTGGTGGCTGCTGCGCTCATGGTGCGCGACCAGCAATGTCATGCACTGAGTAGCCGAGAGGAAGAGTGCGCACCGATCCGTCAGGTGACCAGCATCAAGTGTGGTGCAGACGGTCAGTTTGGTGCCGTTCGGGTGACCCGAGGATTTGGGAAGGGACGTTAG
- the iorA gene encoding indolepyruvate ferredoxin oxidoreductase subunit alpha, translating into MSKEILSGNEAIARGAFEAGVKVAVAYPGTPSTEILENTAHYPSIDSSWAPNEKVALEVGIGSCFGGARSLVTMKHVGLNVAADPLFTLSYTGVRGGLVLAVADDPELHSSQDEQDSRHYARAAKVPMFEPSDSQECLDFTRLAFEAAEQFDTPIFLRTTTRISHSKSIVETGEPVTGLPEPSLERNPPKFVMLPGNARKRHVVVEEQLLKMAEWSCSQSFNRVEERSSDVGVITAGIAYQYAREVLPEASVLKLGLVYPLPTQLVKDFARRFKTLYVIEELEPFLEDQIRALGIDVIGKDKLPICGELTPGRVRDALLAEKSQPAYETSLDLPNRPPNMCPGCPHRGVFYALNRLKAFVTGDIGCYTLGFMPPLSAMDTCVCMGASVGNASGLNKVLTGPDKQKVVGVIGDSTFLHTGINGLMDMVYNGSTATLIILDNRITAMTGRQENPASGFTLAGDPSARVDLEQLCRSVGIRSVRKVNPWNLEETRQVIKEEMEREEPSVVITEAPCILIKRDVGQRKAPLVIDPNKCTGCKACLKIGCPAIEWQPDAGERGKAYVNPLLCVGCGICDQLCKFDAYSEVTHD; encoded by the coding sequence ATGAGTAAAGAAATTTTATCTGGAAATGAAGCGATCGCCCGTGGGGCGTTCGAAGCCGGGGTCAAGGTAGCGGTGGCCTATCCGGGGACGCCAAGTACCGAGATTCTGGAAAATACAGCCCATTACCCCTCCATTGATTCTTCCTGGGCACCGAACGAGAAGGTGGCTTTGGAAGTGGGGATCGGCTCCTGTTTTGGCGGTGCTCGCAGCCTGGTGACCATGAAACACGTCGGCCTTAATGTTGCGGCCGATCCGTTATTCACCCTGTCATACACCGGGGTGCGTGGTGGACTGGTCCTGGCTGTTGCCGATGATCCCGAGTTGCATTCTTCGCAGGATGAGCAAGACAGCCGCCATTATGCCCGGGCCGCTAAGGTGCCGATGTTTGAACCGTCGGACAGTCAGGAATGTCTTGATTTTACCCGGCTGGCCTTTGAGGCCGCTGAGCAGTTTGATACGCCGATTTTTTTACGCACGACAACGCGTATTTCTCACTCCAAATCGATTGTTGAAACCGGTGAACCGGTCACCGGTTTGCCTGAGCCGAGTCTGGAGCGCAACCCTCCCAAGTTCGTCATGTTGCCGGGCAACGCCCGCAAGCGCCACGTGGTGGTTGAGGAGCAATTGCTGAAGATGGCTGAATGGTCATGCAGCCAGTCGTTCAACCGGGTGGAAGAGCGCAGCAGTGATGTTGGCGTGATTACGGCCGGCATTGCCTACCAATATGCCCGTGAAGTCTTGCCCGAGGCCTCGGTCCTCAAACTGGGCCTGGTTTATCCGTTGCCGACGCAACTGGTTAAGGATTTTGCCCGTCGTTTCAAAACGCTCTATGTCATTGAAGAATTGGAACCGTTTCTCGAAGATCAGATCCGGGCGCTGGGGATTGACGTTATCGGTAAAGACAAGCTGCCGATCTGTGGTGAATTGACTCCCGGACGGGTGCGTGATGCCTTGCTGGCGGAAAAATCACAACCGGCTTATGAAACAAGCCTTGATCTGCCCAACCGTCCGCCCAATATGTGTCCGGGCTGTCCGCATCGCGGTGTCTTCTATGCTCTGAACCGCCTTAAAGCGTTTGTGACCGGCGATATCGGTTGTTACACGCTTGGTTTCATGCCGCCGTTGTCGGCTATGGACACCTGTGTGTGTATGGGGGCCAGTGTCGGCAATGCTTCCGGTCTGAACAAAGTGTTGACCGGGCCGGACAAACAGAAAGTTGTCGGCGTGATTGGCGATTCCACCTTTCTGCATACCGGCATTAATGGTTTGATGGACATGGTTTACAATGGTTCGACAGCCACACTGATCATTCTGGATAACCGCATTACCGCTATGACCGGTCGCCAGGAAAATCCCGCTTCCGGGTTTACCCTGGCCGGTGATCCCAGTGCTCGGGTTGATCTGGAGCAACTGTGTCGCAGCGTTGGTATCCGTTCGGTGCGCAAAGTCAATCCGTGGAATCTTGAGGAAACCCGTCAGGTGATCAAGGAGGAGATGGAACGCGAGGAGCCTTCGGTCGTGATCACCGAAGCGCCGTGTATTCTGATCAAACGTGATGTGGGACAACGTAAAGCGCCGTTGGTCATTGATCCGAATAAATGTACCGGCTGCAAGGCCTGTCTGAAAATCGGTTGCCCGGCCATTGAATGGCAACCGGATGCCGGCGAACGCGGTAAAGCCTATGTCAACCCATTGTTGTGTGTTGGGTGCGGGATCTGTGATCAACTGTGCAAGTTTGATGCATATAGCGAGGTGACCCATGACTAA
- a CDS encoding Na/Pi cotransporter family protein: MSALLSQDLLFGLLGGLGLFLFGMKIMSEGLQKVAGNRMRKILAALTNNRYVAAFVGLAVTAIIQSSSATTVMVVGFVNAGLMSLVQAIGVVLGANVGTTVTAQLIAFKITKFALPAIGVGVGLKLFSKRKSWVYMGEIILGFGILFYGLSVMKHAFDPVKTSEEFRHIFTLVGDNHLLAVAVGAVLTVIVQSSSATIGITLALATSGLLTFEGSMALILGENIGTTITANLAAIGTNVAARRTAMSHFLFNVIGVAYMLLLFPYFTAFIEWLTPGDADFVITTQQQAHDLMMAVGDKPYIARHIANTHSLFNVLNVLIFLPLVGLLAKLATRLVPGEDVEVEFHLKYIDNRVLNTPPLAISQARSETNRMAELCLECLDDTLRFMRTRDSRMLEGLRKKEDLIDLLQKEIIDFLVAVSQRPISQELSKEISSLMHMVNDLEKVGDYCENLWELGVRKMEERVNFSQMAMGEFDDLAGHTREFLAFVKAAMERKDVTIGEKAQFMENRIDDLEERLRLNHIARLNTGECSVTPGLIFIDMLHNFEKIGDHTHSVSRALIGKK, translated from the coding sequence ATGTCGGCGTTGTTGAGCCAGGACTTGCTGTTTGGATTGTTGGGTGGTCTGGGATTGTTCCTGTTTGGCATGAAGATCATGTCGGAGGGGTTGCAAAAGGTCGCCGGAAACCGGATGCGCAAGATTCTTGCTGCGTTGACCAACAATCGCTATGTCGCTGCCTTTGTCGGACTGGCCGTCACGGCGATTATCCAGTCGTCAAGCGCCACAACGGTCATGGTGGTCGGCTTTGTCAATGCCGGTCTGATGTCGCTGGTTCAGGCGATCGGGGTGGTGCTTGGTGCCAATGTCGGCACCACGGTCACGGCGCAGTTGATCGCCTTTAAGATTACCAAATTCGCCCTGCCTGCCATTGGAGTGGGGGTCGGCCTGAAACTGTTTTCCAAGCGTAAAAGCTGGGTTTACATGGGCGAAATTATCCTCGGCTTCGGCATTTTGTTTTATGGCTTGTCGGTGATGAAGCATGCGTTCGACCCGGTCAAGACCAGCGAAGAGTTTCGCCACATCTTCACCCTGGTAGGAGATAATCACCTGCTGGCGGTGGCGGTAGGCGCTGTGCTGACAGTCATTGTCCAGAGCAGCAGCGCCACCATCGGCATCACTCTGGCTCTGGCCACCAGCGGTTTGCTGACGTTTGAAGGCAGCATGGCACTGATTCTGGGCGAAAACATCGGCACTACGATTACCGCCAATCTGGCGGCCATCGGAACCAACGTCGCGGCGCGACGCACCGCCATGTCGCATTTCTTGTTTAATGTCATCGGCGTGGCTTACATGTTACTTCTGTTTCCTTACTTTACGGCGTTTATCGAGTGGCTGACACCCGGTGACGCCGATTTTGTTATTACCACCCAGCAACAGGCGCATGATCTGATGATGGCCGTGGGCGACAAACCCTATATTGCCCGCCATATTGCTAATACCCACAGTCTGTTCAATGTGCTCAATGTGCTGATTTTTTTGCCGTTGGTTGGTCTGTTGGCTAAACTCGCAACCCGACTGGTTCCCGGTGAAGATGTTGAGGTGGAGTTCCATCTCAAGTATATTGACAATCGTGTCCTCAATACACCGCCGCTGGCCATCAGTCAGGCGCGTTCCGAAACCAACCGCATGGCCGAGCTGTGCCTTGAATGTCTTGATGATACGTTGCGCTTTATGCGGACCCGTGATAGCCGCATGCTTGAGGGATTGCGCAAAAAAGAGGATCTCATCGATCTGCTGCAAAAGGAGATCATCGATTTTCTGGTGGCGGTTTCCCAGCGGCCCATCTCTCAAGAATTATCTAAAGAGATCTCCTCGTTGATGCATATGGTTAATGATCTGGAGAAAGTTGGCGACTACTGTGAAAACCTGTGGGAGCTCGGAGTGCGAAAAATGGAGGAACGGGTCAACTTCTCCCAGATGGCTATGGGCGAGTTTGATGATCTGGCCGGACACACTCGCGAATTTCTTGCCTTTGTCAAAGCAGCCATGGAACGCAAGGATGTCACGATCGGTGAAAAAGCCCAGTTTATGGAAAACCGTATTGATGATCTAGAAGAGCGACTGCGGTTGAATCACATCGCCCGCCTCAATACCGGCGAATGTTCGGTGACTCCGGGGCTGATCTTCATCGATATGTTACACAATTTTGAAAAGATCGGTGATCATACGCATAGCGTTTCGCGAGCCCTCATCGGAAAAAAATAG
- a CDS encoding lysophospholipid acyltransferase family protein: protein MTGQTSEKLAEPTSEQVQRPLGSKLGYQAFYVMIRSGGRRAAYALLYFVVAFYILFRPQVRRSCRPYLKRRFVEAGEDGLWWHSYRMVLDFGKVLVDRAVVGMLGPDRLKVALHGREQLLEIRNRRQGMILMMSHVGCWQVAMSALNFLEEPVHMVMHQDDGSLERHYYEYAEQECPYRTIDPRGFLGGTLEMMGVLKQGMILAVMGDRLPPHERNVVTVEFLGEAVALPFSSFQLASATGAPIVVMMTRKSAGDRYEMELIDEIRVPQGLGRKAEAYRPYVQQYADALAGYCRENPYQFYNFFDMWDDCK, encoded by the coding sequence ATGACCGGACAGACAAGTGAAAAATTGGCTGAACCAACCAGCGAACAGGTGCAACGGCCCCTTGGCTCAAAGCTGGGTTATCAGGCGTTTTATGTGATGATTCGCAGTGGCGGACGGCGGGCGGCATACGCACTGTTGTATTTTGTCGTCGCCTTTTATATTCTGTTTCGCCCCCAGGTGCGGCGCAGTTGTCGACCATACCTCAAGCGGCGCTTTGTGGAGGCCGGTGAAGATGGCCTGTGGTGGCACAGCTACCGGATGGTCCTCGATTTCGGCAAGGTGCTGGTCGATCGGGCCGTGGTCGGCATGCTCGGGCCTGACCGGCTCAAGGTGGCCCTGCACGGACGGGAGCAATTGCTGGAGATCCGCAATCGCCGTCAGGGGATGATCCTGATGATGTCGCATGTCGGCTGTTGGCAGGTGGCTATGTCGGCGCTGAACTTTCTTGAAGAGCCGGTGCATATGGTGATGCATCAGGATGACGGCAGTCTGGAGCGGCACTATTACGAATATGCCGAACAGGAATGCCCCTATCGCACCATTGATCCACGTGGTTTCCTTGGTGGCACTCTGGAGATGATGGGGGTGTTGAAACAGGGCATGATTCTGGCGGTGATGGGCGACCGGCTGCCGCCCCATGAGCGTAATGTGGTGACGGTGGAGTTTCTCGGTGAAGCTGTGGCGCTGCCGTTCAGTTCGTTTCAGTTGGCATCGGCTACCGGGGCACCGATTGTGGTGATGATGACGCGTAAAAGCGCCGGTGATCGCTATGAAATGGAGTTGATCGACGAGATTCGCGTGCCACAGGGGTTGGGACGCAAAGCCGAGGCTTATCGACCTTATGTGCAACAGTATGCGGATGCCCTGGCCGGTTATTGCCGGGAAAATCCGTATCAGTTTTACAATTTCTTTGATATGTGGGATGACTGTAAATAA
- a CDS encoding ABC transporter ATP-binding protein, producing the protein MTCLALEASSLVKHYRGQNSPAVNGIDLSLQTGELIALLGPNGAGKTTTISMLSTLMRPDSGTLTLHGVDALRAPQSVRRLIGMVPQDLALYPSLTLAENLRFWGRLYGLNGTHLEQSLTACVTMTGLEDVTQRRIDTFSGGMKRRANLAAGIIHQPQILFLDEPTVGIDAQSRHLILTNLRQLNANGMTMVYTTHYMEEVSQLCQRVVVIDEGREVVSGAVDALLADHPECAHLEDLFLKLTGKQLRD; encoded by the coding sequence ATGACCTGCCTGGCGCTAGAGGCTTCCTCACTGGTCAAACACTACCGAGGCCAGAATTCTCCTGCGGTAAACGGCATTGATCTGTCGTTACAGACCGGAGAATTGATTGCTCTACTTGGACCCAACGGTGCCGGAAAGACCACCACCATCTCCATGCTATCGACGCTGATGCGTCCCGACAGCGGCACGTTGACCCTTCATGGGGTGGATGCGCTGCGAGCGCCGCAATCGGTTCGCCGGTTGATCGGTATGGTTCCACAGGATCTGGCACTGTACCCCAGCCTGACATTGGCTGAGAATCTGCGCTTCTGGGGACGGTTGTACGGTCTGAACGGTACCCACCTTGAGCAGAGCCTGACGGCCTGTGTGACAATGACCGGACTGGAGGATGTCACCCAGCGGCGCATTGATACCTTTTCCGGCGGCATGAAACGGCGGGCCAATCTGGCTGCCGGAATCATTCACCAGCCCCAAATCCTGTTTCTTGATGAACCAACCGTCGGCATTGACGCGCAGTCGCGTCACTTGATTCTCACCAACCTGCGGCAACTCAATGCAAATGGCATGACCATGGTTTACACCACCCATTACATGGAGGAGGTCAGTCAACTGTGTCAACGGGTGGTGGTGATCGACGAAGGGCGTGAAGTGGTGTCCGGGGCGGTTGATGCTCTGTTGGCTGACCATCCGGAATGTGCTCATCTTGAGGATCTTTTTCTCAAGCTGACCGGCAAGCAGTTGAGGGATTGA
- a CDS encoding ABC transporter permease, which translates to MIGQLWAVIVKELQLLRRDRGGLAVLFIMPVALVLVVCLVQDNILKTSGAAAVDVLVVDHDQSTFGPWFISQLQQQGDVRVSVATDDLRFAEAQRQVERGDYQFGVYLSPQLSHSLQQAVDSQVRRQLFSPASSQDSAMPSLFYSFDPAVQGGLRAGLTGLIDQLVRRHRAELCLEAFQRYLPKRVEHYVTVQLGPMFSQALAQHPLELDVSVESSEMMVAPLESEAGFTMPTSIQHNVPAWSIFGLFFIVLPLATVMLQERSQGVFVRLQLIPGSMVPLLVGRVVAYLMISLVQFALMLGVGRTLLPLLGTDHLDLHGQVPSLLVVSLCVALAACGFGLLLGVYARSSQQASLTAAVTIVIFAALGGIMIPVYLMPEVMQHVSVISPLGWGMEAMQILVLRGGCLAETWPYLLRLVICFIVCCFFAWRGLRRRC; encoded by the coding sequence ATGATCGGGCAACTGTGGGCGGTGATCGTCAAGGAACTGCAATTGCTGCGGCGCGACCGCGGGGGGCTGGCTGTGCTGTTTATCATGCCGGTGGCATTGGTGCTGGTGGTCTGTCTGGTTCAGGATAATATTCTTAAAACATCGGGAGCAGCCGCTGTTGATGTGCTGGTTGTTGATCATGATCAGTCCACTTTTGGGCCGTGGTTTATCAGTCAGTTGCAGCAACAGGGAGACGTGCGCGTTTCTGTGGCAACTGACGATCTTAGATTTGCCGAAGCGCAACGCCAGGTTGAACGGGGTGATTATCAATTCGGGGTCTATCTGTCGCCTCAGCTGAGCCACTCTCTGCAGCAGGCGGTGGACAGTCAGGTTCGACGACAGCTTTTCTCGCCTGCATCATCTCAAGACAGCGCAATGCCATCGTTATTCTACTCCTTTGATCCGGCGGTTCAGGGCGGCCTGCGTGCCGGATTGACCGGTCTGATCGATCAACTTGTCCGCCGCCATCGTGCCGAATTATGCCTTGAGGCCTTTCAGCGCTACCTGCCGAAACGGGTCGAACATTATGTGACGGTGCAATTGGGACCGATGTTTTCTCAAGCACTGGCGCAACATCCGCTTGAGTTGGATGTGAGCGTTGAGTCCAGCGAAATGATGGTGGCTCCGCTGGAGAGCGAAGCGGGATTTACCATGCCCACGTCGATACAGCACAATGTTCCAGCCTGGTCCATCTTCGGACTGTTTTTTATTGTTCTGCCGCTGGCCACGGTGATGTTACAGGAGCGCTCTCAAGGAGTCTTTGTCCGTCTGCAGCTGATCCCCGGTTCCATGGTGCCGCTTCTGGTCGGCCGAGTGGTGGCTTATCTGATGATCAGCCTGGTGCAGTTTGCATTGATGCTTGGTGTCGGTCGGACGCTGTTACCCCTGTTGGGAACCGACCATCTTGATCTTCACGGCCAGGTGCCGTCTTTGTTGGTTGTCAGTTTATGTGTTGCTCTGGCGGCCTGCGGTTTTGGTTTGTTGCTCGGTGTTTATGCCCGCAGCAGTCAGCAGGCCAGCTTGACGGCAGCTGTGACCATTGTTATTTTTGCCGCCCTTGGTGGGATCATGATCCCGGTCTATCTGATGCCAGAGGTGATGCAGCACGTCAGTGTCATTTCGCCGCTGGGCTGGGGGATGGAAGCCATGCAGATTCTCGTGTTGCGCGGTGGATGTTTGGCTGAAACCTGGCCGTATCTGTTGCGGTTGGTGATCTGCTTTATTGTCTGTTGTTTTTTTGCCTGGCGCGGCTTGCGTCGGCGCTGTTGA
- a CDS encoding phosphopantetheine-binding protein has product MTTKEKLKNILVEDLNLEDITPQEIADDEPLFGEGLGLDSLDAVELVVLVQKHFGVEIKDMEEGRPALQSINSLAEFIEANQE; this is encoded by the coding sequence ATGACAACCAAGGAAAAACTCAAAAATATTCTGGTTGAAGATCTCAACCTTGAGGATATCACACCGCAAGAGATTGCCGACGATGAGCCGTTGTTCGGTGAAGGCCTCGGCCTGGATTCGCTCGATGCCGTTGAACTGGTGGTGCTGGTTCAGAAGCATTTTGGTGTCGAGATTAAGGATATGGAAGAGGGCCGTCCGGCTCTGCAATCCATCAACAGCTTGGCTGAATTCATCGAAGCCAATCAGGAGTAA